One segment of Mycolicibacterium sp. YH-1 DNA contains the following:
- a CDS encoding aromatic ring-hydroxylating dioxygenase subunit alpha — protein sequence MLSPIEDKAPMSTQQPPFVIDDRAASSFRINREVFVSPDVLAQERAQIFDRCWLFVGHESEIPAPFDFRTRKVGGRPVIFTRDKQGDVQVLYNSCPHRGAEVCREDQGNKKIHTCFYHGWSFDSNGQCVLVPDQASYGEDFSRPGLRRPAKFESYRGFVFASFNDEIEDLATYLGDAKDWIDLLCDKSSEGLRVAQGTHEYSIRANWKLLVENSIDGYHAATTHPTYFEMLIASGVDLAKLMATVKNTSGGNRGCFDLGNGHSLVGGANLGIGMELGNPEAEAKVAANQARIIDEYGAVRGDQVNTWGGNMFIFPSLLLIWTDFGILIRTLQPINPDYLEVTGWELRIPEEGKEAGELRGQSYLAFWGPGGLATPDDVEALESCQRGFGTGAQSVWSDISRGMARDQAAMDDELQMRLFWRRWNELMTGEPAAPEPGGLSLPRPVDV from the coding sequence ATGCTCTCGCCGATCGAGGACAAGGCACCGATGTCAACTCAACAGCCCCCATTCGTCATCGACGACCGCGCCGCGTCGAGCTTCCGGATCAACCGGGAAGTCTTCGTGTCGCCCGACGTTCTTGCACAGGAACGCGCCCAGATCTTTGACCGTTGCTGGCTCTTCGTCGGTCACGAATCCGAGATCCCAGCACCGTTCGACTTCCGCACCCGCAAAGTGGGCGGCCGACCCGTGATCTTCACACGCGACAAGCAAGGCGATGTGCAGGTTCTGTACAACTCATGTCCCCACCGAGGAGCGGAAGTCTGCCGAGAGGATCAGGGCAATAAAAAGATTCACACGTGCTTCTACCACGGGTGGAGCTTCGATTCGAACGGTCAGTGTGTTCTGGTGCCCGATCAAGCCTCTTATGGCGAGGACTTCAGCCGTCCCGGATTGCGCAGGCCGGCGAAGTTCGAGTCGTATCGAGGGTTCGTGTTCGCCAGCTTCAACGACGAGATCGAAGATCTTGCGACCTACCTCGGGGATGCCAAGGATTGGATCGATCTGCTGTGTGACAAGTCCAGCGAAGGTCTCAGGGTCGCGCAGGGAACGCATGAGTACTCGATACGCGCCAACTGGAAGCTTTTGGTGGAGAACAGTATCGATGGATATCACGCCGCGACCACCCACCCGACGTACTTCGAGATGCTGATCGCTTCGGGTGTAGACCTGGCGAAGCTAATGGCGACGGTCAAGAACACCTCGGGCGGGAACCGTGGATGCTTCGATCTCGGAAACGGGCACAGCCTCGTTGGTGGGGCGAACCTAGGCATCGGGATGGAGCTCGGCAACCCCGAGGCCGAGGCGAAAGTCGCCGCCAATCAAGCGCGAATCATCGATGAGTACGGCGCGGTACGGGGGGACCAGGTCAACACATGGGGCGGAAACATGTTCATCTTTCCCTCGCTGCTGTTGATCTGGACCGACTTCGGGATCCTAATCCGCACGCTGCAGCCGATTAACCCGGACTACCTCGAAGTCACCGGTTGGGAACTGCGGATCCCAGAGGAGGGTAAGGAGGCCGGCGAACTGCGGGGCCAAAGCTACTTGGCGTTCTGGGGTCCCGGCGGATTGGCGACGCCAGACGACGTGGAGGCGCTGGAGTCCTGCCAGCGAGGATTCGGAACCGGCGCCCAGTCGGTCTGGTCCGACATATCCCGCGGCATGGCGAGAGACCAGGCCGCTATGGACGACGAGTTGCAGATGCGGCTCTTCTGGCGCAGATGGAACGAGCTTATGACCGGGGAGCCGGCGGCACCAGAGCCAGGCGGCCTTTCACTTCCGCGTCCGGTGGACGTCTGA
- a CDS encoding RsiV family protein — translation MRTTGIAVAAVIIALPLLSTAPAAAAQSPCTDMGGNVQSGDVCHALEIAPEYTIDLRFGIGHPEDGAVAAYLAQERNRVIGLARAPGATKLPYSLLVTSVSTSSGQPQQTTQGYNTNAIPSTPQTGTRSLVLKILADIESARSDSIYKSFTFDFDQNRPVTLDDLFEPGVDPVDVLSPLVAADLTRQFTIRGFTVSNGIRNPATYRSFAITDDAVVFYIDQSAVLPAAVGGVISVVPRAKIPPLKI, via the coding sequence ATGCGCACCACCGGGATAGCTGTGGCAGCTGTGATCATCGCGCTGCCGTTGCTGAGTACCGCGCCTGCGGCTGCCGCGCAGTCGCCGTGTACCGACATGGGAGGCAATGTGCAGTCGGGAGATGTCTGCCATGCGCTGGAGATAGCTCCCGAGTACACGATCGATCTGCGTTTCGGCATCGGCCACCCGGAAGACGGGGCCGTCGCCGCCTACCTGGCTCAGGAACGCAATCGAGTGATCGGGTTGGCGCGAGCGCCGGGCGCGACGAAGCTCCCCTACAGCCTATTGGTCACCTCAGTGTCCACCAGTTCTGGTCAGCCGCAACAAACCACACAGGGATACAACACCAACGCGATTCCCAGCACACCGCAGACGGGTACGCGAAGTCTCGTGCTTAAGATCCTCGCCGACATCGAATCAGCCCGGTCGGACAGCATCTACAAGAGCTTCACATTCGATTTCGATCAGAATCGCCCTGTGACACTCGACGACCTGTTCGAGCCCGGTGTCGACCCCGTGGACGTTCTTTCGCCGCTGGTCGCTGCAGATCTGACGCGACAGTTCACGATAAGAGGTTTCACCGTGTCGAACGGCATTCGAAATCCGGCCACCTACCGTAGTTTCGCGATCACCGATGACGCCGTGGTGTTCTATATAGACCAGTCGGCTGTCCTTCCCGCCGCGGTCGGCGGAGTGATATCAGTCGTTCCGCGAGCCAAGATTCCTCCACTGAAGATCTAG
- a CDS encoding MlaD family protein, which translates to MRSKPLLSIATFAAFLAVIVVFVTYIGSLGVRISPPTDRTNLSMDVANINNLVVDASVLLRGVRVGKVTAIDATTSNATVHFYVDGQYRIPEDSDVRLENLSALGESYIELEPLSSGGPVLRDGQRIASDTVKESPSISELGASVVRVLNQMDPQQLNNVINEADAGLPPPDLVLPNLARTSMLLRNTTADLNGQGRAMLRNFQALLENAGFVGQALADAAPPIRALGTRINTVFNDGYNQVMMGVNPGNILIFSAFVGRIQKFLDNRGVDLRVLGEATSANVKLIAAAIRNLDSSQILANLIATVPEDGAIDLHVAIPPG; encoded by the coding sequence ATGAGGTCGAAGCCCCTACTTAGTATTGCCACATTCGCGGCATTTCTCGCCGTCATCGTTGTGTTCGTCACGTACATCGGGTCATTGGGTGTGCGGATCTCGCCGCCAACGGACCGTACCAATCTGTCGATGGACGTCGCCAACATTAACAATCTGGTCGTCGATGCAAGTGTCCTGTTGCGCGGTGTGCGTGTGGGGAAGGTCACGGCGATCGACGCCACGACATCGAATGCGACAGTGCACTTCTACGTCGACGGGCAGTACCGGATCCCGGAGGACTCGGACGTCCGCCTAGAGAACCTATCCGCACTCGGCGAGTCCTATATCGAACTGGAGCCACTCAGCAGCGGTGGTCCCGTACTGCGCGACGGTCAACGCATTGCCTCGGACACCGTCAAGGAGAGCCCGTCGATTTCCGAGCTGGGCGCCAGTGTCGTACGTGTGCTCAACCAGATGGACCCACAGCAATTGAACAACGTCATCAACGAGGCGGACGCGGGGCTTCCGCCCCCCGATCTGGTGCTGCCCAACCTCGCTCGTACCAGCATGCTGCTGCGCAACACGACAGCCGATCTCAACGGTCAGGGCCGAGCGATGCTCAGAAACTTTCAGGCTCTGCTGGAGAATGCGGGCTTCGTCGGGCAGGCGCTTGCCGATGCTGCGCCGCCGATCCGTGCGCTGGGAACCAGGATCAATACGGTCTTCAACGACGGCTACAACCAGGTCATGATGGGCGTTAACCCTGGAAACATTCTCATCTTTTCGGCGTTCGTCGGCCGAATCCAGAAGTTCCTCGACAACCGCGGCGTTGACTTGCGGGTTCTCGGCGAAGCGACATCGGCCAACGTGAAGCTGATCGCTGCGGCGATAAGAAATCTGGATAGCAGCCAAATACTGGCGAATCTGATCGCGACGGTTCCTGAAGACGGGGCCATCGACCTACACGTCGCAATTCCACCGGGATAG
- a CDS encoding MlaD family protein — MRTRITLSLAIIGTTLSTVACASVSANSIPLPGSSYGGGYDITLEFANVLNLPDQAKVLMDGTKVGSVTAIQLTDRGVDVTSHIDENVVVPSDIHAVLQQGTVLGDTYVALERNADAAATAAALDAGGRVPLTQTTPSPQLEDTLASLANFIGSGSIQRAQNTVIKINAVTPPRPEVQEIASRVAVDLSDLSSNVDSVDKWLNGVADTSNVLHSYTPKLQYWFSDEGVMGFHHFFPLSHYLATLLPSLGTIYNNGYWLVPVFESGANALEALQHSKYAFDEEVPRWYDLIKNYYLPERKYPAINITSIVGPDGRELSGNVEQVLRMLGALQ, encoded by the coding sequence ATGAGAACTCGAATTACATTGAGCTTAGCGATAATCGGGACCACCCTCAGCACGGTCGCCTGCGCATCAGTCAGCGCGAACTCGATCCCCTTGCCCGGATCTTCCTATGGCGGCGGCTATGACATCACTCTCGAGTTCGCCAATGTGCTGAATTTGCCAGATCAGGCAAAGGTCCTCATGGACGGTACGAAAGTGGGTTCCGTAACGGCGATCCAACTGACCGATCGTGGGGTGGACGTGACCTCACACATCGATGAGAACGTCGTCGTGCCATCCGACATCCACGCTGTTCTGCAGCAGGGCACCGTGCTCGGCGACACCTATGTCGCTCTCGAACGCAACGCCGACGCCGCCGCGACCGCCGCAGCACTCGATGCGGGGGGACGGGTCCCATTGACCCAGACGACCCCGTCGCCGCAGCTTGAGGACACTCTCGCCAGTCTTGCGAACTTCATCGGCAGCGGATCGATCCAGCGCGCGCAGAACACGGTGATCAAAATCAACGCAGTGACACCCCCGCGTCCCGAGGTGCAAGAGATCGCCTCGAGAGTTGCAGTAGACCTGTCAGATCTGTCGAGCAACGTCGACAGCGTCGACAAGTGGCTTAACGGGGTGGCCGACACGAGCAATGTACTCCACAGCTACACACCGAAGCTGCAGTACTGGTTTAGCGACGAGGGCGTGATGGGATTCCACCACTTCTTCCCACTCTCTCACTACCTGGCAACGCTCCTGCCGAGCCTTGGAACGATCTACAACAACGGCTACTGGCTGGTCCCGGTGTTCGAATCTGGCGCCAATGCCCTTGAGGCGTTGCAGCATTCAAAGTACGCGTTCGATGAGGAAGTACCGCGCTGGTACGACTTGATCAAGAACTACTACCTCCCGGAGAGGAAGTACCCGGCGATAAACATCACCTCGATCGTGGGTCCTGATGGACGAGAACTATCTGGGAACGTCGAACAGGTTCTACGCATGCTCGGAGCGCTGCAATGA
- a CDS encoding MCE family protein, with product MSSLSRSVVRTVSACTVGAVVLTTVVTSCGARQHNQGAEFCAVMSDSVGLYVDNPVTQMGYRIGTVSNITPRDADVEVRFTIDVDHPIPEDVKAVIRSTSILADRSLELVGNFSGGPKLVAGRCIPRSRSATPLSISQVIGSATNFVNGINPSQSTNIQDALSGMDKAVRGNGPALNNLLSTSSELLDSPDQSIADIGSIVKNVVQLTDMLRETSAPLKEILLDMPNTTPNLVNALRGTNGLTNTITELILMVNDIELTLGDDIQLGLDTTADTLRHLSPHYKGFANMLNPVPRWINTMSYHANNHQFALIAWSPPLFRIRTPDGLALCGMMNASMPGSCADVNGQPHAVDVALLQYVLMEAQRR from the coding sequence ATGTCGTCGCTATCGCGTTCGGTGGTTCGCACCGTTTCAGCGTGCACGGTAGGCGCCGTGGTACTGACCACAGTTGTCACCTCATGCGGTGCACGGCAGCACAACCAGGGTGCTGAGTTCTGTGCCGTCATGTCCGACAGCGTCGGCCTGTATGTCGATAACCCTGTGACCCAGATGGGTTATCGAATCGGAACAGTCTCGAACATTACGCCGCGAGACGCCGACGTCGAAGTGCGCTTCACGATCGATGTCGATCATCCGATACCTGAGGATGTAAAGGCTGTAATCCGATCGACTTCGATCCTGGCGGATCGCTCGCTCGAACTCGTCGGCAACTTCAGCGGTGGGCCGAAGCTCGTGGCTGGACGGTGCATCCCGCGTAGCCGCTCGGCTACACCGTTGAGCATTTCGCAGGTAATCGGTTCCGCCACGAACTTCGTGAACGGAATCAACCCCTCTCAGTCGACGAACATTCAGGACGCACTCAGCGGAATGGACAAAGCGGTTCGCGGAAACGGACCCGCGCTCAACAACTTACTCAGCACGTCGTCTGAGCTGCTCGACAGCCCTGACCAGTCGATCGCCGACATCGGCTCGATCGTCAAGAACGTTGTGCAACTGACCGACATGTTGCGCGAAACCAGCGCTCCGCTGAAGGAGATTCTGCTGGACATGCCCAACACCACGCCCAATCTAGTCAATGCACTTCGCGGTACGAACGGATTGACGAACACGATCACCGAGCTGATTCTGATGGTCAACGATATCGAACTGACACTCGGCGACGACATCCAGCTCGGCCTGGACACCACCGCGGATACGTTGCGGCATCTGAGCCCGCATTACAAGGGTTTCGCAAACATGCTCAACCCAGTGCCGCGCTGGATCAATACGATGTCGTACCACGCCAACAACCACCAGTTCGCTCTGATTGCCTGGAGCCCACCCCTCTTCCGTATTCGGACGCCGGATGGACTGGCTCTGTGCGGCATGATGAACGCGTCCATGCCGGGTAGCTGTGCGGATGTTAACGGGCAGCCTCACGCAGTGGACGTCGCACTGCTGCAGTACGTGTTGATGGAGGCTCAGCGACGATGA
- a CDS encoding MlaD family protein — protein MQQVNTVRRERLWGAALVAIVAIIGIVAGAIYVSPPDEKIVTFYTDDAASIRPGDTVRIAGIVVGDVKDLAIEPSQIRVRTSVKRDAFVGDQSQVQVRMLTVVGGYFVTIIPLGDAELGARPIPKERVTMPYSLVETLADTTKITDDVAPQPIKDSLDQLQQGLTGGNTDSVSAVLDAANSIVNTMDRQRGQISKILRMSDEYVQTLTDYRGQLQEYIRKIAILEGTLVLYGKSFADALQGIGAVVQAAKYGLLKMYFTNRKDFLDRMEGILTEFRTIQSRNGVMVRVLGRVHDRMERAIGNQNTYIRPELLATDICVPVHGSPC, from the coding sequence ATGCAACAAGTGAATACGGTACGACGCGAGCGACTTTGGGGCGCCGCGCTGGTGGCAATCGTCGCGATCATCGGGATAGTTGCAGGCGCGATCTACGTCAGCCCGCCTGACGAGAAGATCGTCACCTTCTACACGGACGACGCGGCTTCGATACGCCCGGGCGACACCGTCCGGATAGCCGGCATTGTGGTGGGTGACGTCAAAGACCTTGCGATCGAGCCGAGTCAGATCCGAGTGCGGACCAGCGTGAAGCGGGATGCCTTCGTTGGTGATCAGTCACAAGTGCAGGTGCGCATGCTCACGGTCGTCGGGGGCTACTTCGTAACGATTATTCCGCTCGGTGACGCGGAGCTCGGCGCACGTCCGATTCCGAAGGAGCGAGTGACAATGCCGTACAGCCTCGTCGAGACACTCGCGGACACCACGAAGATCACCGATGACGTTGCTCCGCAACCGATCAAAGACTCCCTGGATCAGTTGCAACAGGGCTTGACGGGTGGCAACACCGATTCGGTTTCAGCTGTACTCGACGCGGCCAACTCCATAGTCAATACGATGGATAGGCAACGCGGTCAGATCTCAAAGATACTCAGGATGTCTGACGAGTACGTCCAAACCTTGACGGACTACCGCGGTCAACTCCAGGAGTACATACGCAAGATCGCGATTCTTGAGGGCACGCTGGTCCTGTACGGCAAAAGTTTCGCCGATGCGCTCCAAGGAATCGGTGCGGTCGTGCAGGCGGCGAAGTACGGTCTGCTGAAGATGTACTTCACCAATCGCAAGGACTTTCTCGATCGAATGGAAGGAATCCTCACCGAGTTTCGGACGATACAGAGCCGCAACGGAGTAATGGTGCGAGTGCTCGGCCGCGTCCACGACCGAATGGAACGCGCCATCGGCAACCAGAACACGTACATCCGCCCTGAACTGCTGGCCACGGACATCTGCGTTCCGGTCCACGGGAGTCCCTGCTGA
- a CDS encoding MlaD family protein, with the protein MITARGAAWRVALAAVVSGFLLVTIGNELSHPLDAPSTTYHAEFTDVSGLMNGADVRVRGVRVGKVSDIALERSGDGRSLAVVNFTLDQRFSIVRESRLAVRYQALTGLRYVDVQNPVQGQTAPNRVIDVPTTMTLPSFDITVLFNGLQPVLATLSPDEINTFTDNAVAFLQGDGSGLGPMLDSIRNLTAFVSDRQEVVSTIMNNLAALADGVNGRSHHLIQILNELDTPIRGAIAVLDEFRKSQIAGADFTRAVVHLLSAAGIRPGVDADRALDRAITNAYDAIDVVKRTPVIWENLPPPPEAGAPVPCSRGRVQLPEAMDVLLNGQRVVLCNK; encoded by the coding sequence TTGATTACGGCCAGGGGTGCGGCGTGGCGGGTTGCACTCGCCGCTGTCGTGAGCGGATTTCTACTGGTCACGATTGGCAACGAACTGAGCCATCCCCTCGACGCTCCCAGCACGACATACCACGCTGAATTCACCGACGTTTCCGGCCTCATGAACGGAGCCGACGTACGCGTCCGGGGTGTTCGAGTGGGCAAGGTGAGTGACATCGCCCTGGAGCGGTCTGGCGACGGGCGAAGTCTCGCCGTCGTGAACTTCACCCTGGATCAGAGATTCAGCATAGTGCGGGAAAGCCGCCTGGCCGTTCGATACCAAGCCCTCACTGGGCTGCGTTACGTCGATGTGCAGAACCCCGTACAAGGGCAGACGGCCCCGAATCGAGTCATCGACGTTCCGACCACTATGACTCTGCCGTCATTCGACATCACGGTCCTATTCAACGGTCTTCAACCAGTGCTCGCCACCCTCAGCCCGGATGAGATCAACACGTTCACTGACAACGCAGTCGCATTTCTTCAGGGCGACGGGAGTGGGCTAGGACCCATGCTCGACAGCATTCGCAACCTCACTGCATTCGTTTCCGATCGTCAGGAGGTTGTCTCGACGATCATGAACAACCTGGCCGCCCTCGCCGACGGCGTCAACGGTCGTTCCCACCACCTGATCCAGATTCTCAACGAGCTCGATACCCCGATCCGCGGAGCGATTGCGGTGCTGGATGAGTTTCGGAAGTCGCAGATCGCCGGAGCGGATTTCACCCGAGCAGTCGTTCATCTGCTCTCGGCAGCGGGCATCAGGCCGGGCGTCGATGCTGACAGGGCTTTGGACAGGGCTATCACCAACGCCTATGACGCGATCGACGTCGTGAAGAGGACTCCCGTAATCTGGGAGAACCTCCCACCACCTCCAGAGGCTGGTGCACCCGTACCGTGCTCGCGCGGTCGGGTCCAGCTTCCGGAAGCAATGGACGTGCTCTTGAATGGTCAGCGGGTGGTGCTATGCAACAAGTGA
- a CDS encoding Mammalian cell entry related domain protein: MVAAVVYFAVDPFGHKKDVISVAIETTYVGQGVATGTPLIMHGVKIGEVTDVSSLSGGGVRLTTDLQSKPTRGLTDAMSIDYRPSNYFGVTGINITPVQDGSPLRDGMEINVAPQGNYSLQTLLYRLGELSNGVFDQRLVSVIDRATRYVDGLNPLLETALVVANSVAVVQTVSTEQLLRNTTGISVAFPGYIEALIRTGDLVLNTYPNTLTPETADEVEKKWNFFPALGEANQRQYRENVQLWLANRDNDVWYDNHLIPTMTNAQNELFTPIGVLLSSHVEDLFPVIESVRALTDTVPKVLSAEAFATTITEIRSRFERMYAGSGEQRALQVRIILDQLPGVAAPLGTMMGPS, translated from the coding sequence ATGGTCGCAGCAGTCGTGTACTTCGCCGTCGACCCGTTCGGCCACAAGAAGGACGTCATTTCGGTCGCGATCGAAACGACATACGTCGGTCAAGGAGTAGCCACCGGCACCCCGTTGATCATGCACGGCGTGAAGATCGGCGAAGTGACGGACGTATCGAGCCTTTCCGGTGGTGGGGTTCGACTGACTACGGACTTGCAGTCAAAGCCAACCCGTGGACTCACCGACGCAATGTCGATCGACTATCGGCCATCGAACTACTTTGGTGTTACAGGGATTAATATCACACCGGTACAGGACGGCAGTCCGCTCCGGGACGGCATGGAGATCAATGTCGCCCCTCAAGGCAACTACAGCTTGCAGACACTGCTGTATCGGTTGGGCGAACTGTCGAACGGGGTGTTCGACCAAAGACTGGTAAGCGTCATCGATCGCGCGACACGGTATGTTGACGGTCTCAATCCGCTGCTCGAAACCGCGCTCGTCGTGGCGAATTCCGTGGCCGTCGTGCAGACGGTCAGCACGGAGCAGCTTCTGCGCAACACGACCGGTATCAGCGTGGCGTTCCCGGGCTACATCGAAGCGTTGATCCGTACCGGTGATCTGGTGCTGAACACGTACCCCAACACTCTCACGCCGGAGACTGCCGACGAGGTCGAGAAGAAGTGGAACTTCTTCCCGGCGTTGGGCGAAGCCAACCAGCGCCAGTACCGCGAGAACGTACAGCTGTGGCTGGCGAACAGGGACAACGACGTCTGGTACGACAACCACCTCATTCCGACGATGACGAATGCACAGAATGAACTTTTCACACCAATCGGCGTGTTGCTGTCCTCTCACGTGGAGGACCTGTTCCCGGTTATCGAGAGCGTGAGGGCGCTGACCGACACAGTCCCGAAGGTGCTGAGCGCTGAGGCCTTTGCGACCACCATCACCGAGATCCGGTCGCGGTTCGAGCGCATGTACGCGGGCTCGGGTGAGCAGCGTGCGCTGCAAGTGAGGATAATCTTGGACCAGCTTCCAGGCGTCGCAGCACCACTCGGAACAATGATGGGTCCGTCTTGA
- a CDS encoding ABC transporter permease, giving the protein MDVGSSTSQAEPSAYFRPWRKLAQAVRRPFEEVGQWLVFIGQTFYYLPLTARKYGRECLARMIDLAWGRGSLVVDGGVISVLVVLGIAIGGMVAIEAWAILNMIGFGALAGIIAGLGDVREMAPLCLGIAFAAQCGCRLTAEIGSMRISEEIDALEVMGLRPIPFVVGTRLIGGLLCMIPGYLLTLLISFFVSSLLIEGIYAASGGTYQHYLVQFLPVRDIIYSTIKAVMFATAVIIIHCYYGYFASGGPVGVGRASGRAVRASLVAIMTLDFIMTIALWGFKPTFVFKG; this is encoded by the coding sequence ATGGATGTCGGGTCGTCAACCAGCCAGGCCGAACCGTCCGCCTACTTCAGGCCTTGGCGAAAACTGGCACAAGCAGTGCGCAGACCGTTTGAAGAAGTCGGCCAGTGGCTTGTCTTCATCGGGCAAACCTTCTATTACCTACCGCTGACGGCACGAAAGTACGGTCGCGAGTGCCTCGCCCGAATGATCGACCTCGCATGGGGACGCGGATCGTTGGTCGTGGACGGGGGAGTGATCAGCGTCCTAGTCGTCTTGGGCATCGCGATCGGTGGGATGGTGGCCATCGAGGCGTGGGCGATCTTGAACATGATCGGCTTCGGAGCGCTCGCGGGCATCATCGCCGGCCTCGGCGACGTACGGGAGATGGCGCCACTCTGCCTTGGAATCGCGTTCGCAGCCCAATGCGGATGTCGACTCACAGCAGAAATCGGATCCATGCGCATCTCGGAGGAGATCGACGCGCTCGAGGTGATGGGGTTGCGGCCCATCCCGTTCGTCGTCGGCACCCGCCTCATTGGTGGCCTCCTGTGCATGATCCCCGGCTACCTCCTGACACTCCTCATTAGTTTCTTCGTCTCGAGCCTGTTGATCGAAGGCATCTACGCGGCTTCCGGCGGGACCTACCAGCACTACCTTGTCCAGTTTCTACCTGTACGAGACATCATCTATTCGACCATCAAAGCGGTCATGTTCGCCACCGCCGTGATCATCATCCACTGCTACTACGGCTATTTCGCGTCAGGAGGACCTGTCGGGGTGGGCCGAGCATCCGGTCGTGCCGTCCGAGCCAGCCTGGTGGCGATCATGACCCTCGACTTCATCATGACCATTGCCCTATGGGGCTTCAAGCCAACGTTCGTATTCAAGGGCTAG
- a CDS encoding ABC transporter permease yields the protein MVATLVQASETSEPQQQAPSPGPSASSRLAKSVKVFLGRPVQALGTIGRGAKLTGEVLRFCVTDTLSARLPLRDLIIQAWSLYKVTALPAVLMAIPFGAMVAVQISGLINQVGASSLVGAASGVAVIRQGTPITAGLLMGGAAASAIASDLGARAVRDELDALRTMGINPVRYLVVPRFLALLVLAPILCAVILASAITASFLLSLAVSDAAPGTYWQSFGAFAKTVDVYFAIGKVIVFAAITGIVSSLRGMEAKGGPRGVADAVNSSVVINVVLILVVNLAITQLQTMFFPLQVA from the coding sequence GTGGTAGCGACGCTCGTCCAGGCTTCTGAGACGTCGGAGCCCCAGCAACAGGCGCCGTCTCCTGGTCCTTCGGCATCATCGCGGCTCGCCAAGTCGGTGAAGGTTTTCCTGGGGCGTCCGGTGCAAGCGCTGGGGACCATCGGGCGAGGAGCGAAGTTAACGGGCGAAGTCCTTCGCTTCTGTGTGACCGACACGCTCTCCGCGCGACTGCCGCTGCGCGACTTGATTATTCAAGCCTGGTCGCTCTACAAGGTGACGGCGCTGCCGGCGGTGCTCATGGCCATCCCCTTCGGCGCGATGGTCGCGGTCCAGATCTCGGGCCTCATCAACCAGGTCGGAGCGAGTTCACTGGTGGGAGCGGCGAGCGGTGTGGCGGTCATCAGGCAGGGCACGCCGATAACCGCAGGGCTGCTGATGGGCGGCGCGGCGGCGTCGGCGATCGCTTCCGATCTCGGTGCTCGCGCTGTCCGGGACGAACTCGATGCCCTTCGAACGATGGGCATCAACCCCGTACGGTATCTAGTTGTACCGCGCTTCCTGGCGTTGTTGGTGCTCGCACCGATCCTGTGTGCCGTCATCCTCGCCTCGGCGATCACCGCGTCGTTTCTTCTCTCCCTGGCGGTCAGCGACGCCGCGCCTGGCACGTACTGGCAATCCTTCGGTGCTTTCGCAAAGACAGTCGACGTCTACTTCGCCATCGGTAAGGTGATCGTGTTCGCTGCCATCACCGGGATCGTCTCATCGCTGCGAGGTATGGAAGCGAAAGGTGGCCCCCGCGGCGTCGCGGACGCCGTGAACTCGTCCGTAGTGATCAACGTCGTCCTCATTCTCGTCGTGAATCTCGCGATCACGCAGCTGCAGACCATGTTCTTCCCTTTGCAGGTGGCGTGA